CCCGACGTACAGCGCCTTCCCGGATACGACGGCGGTGTGCAGAGCACCCATCGTCTCCTCGAGTGGCGTCTCCGGATCGAATCGGTGTGAGTAGAAGATGTCGACGTACTCCAGCCCCATCCGGGCCAACGACTGGTCGAGGCTGGCGAGCAGGTACTTCCGCGACCCCCACTCGCCGTACGGCCCTGGCCACATGTCGTAGCCCGCCTTCGTCGAGATCACCAGCTCGTCCCGGTACGGGCGAAGGTCCTCGGCGAAGATCCGCCCGAAGTTGATCTCGGCGCTGCCGTACGGCGGGCCGTAGTTGTTCGCCAGGTCGATGTGGGTGACGCCGAGATCGAACGCCCGCCGGACGATCGCGCGCTGGGTCGCGAGCGGCGACTCGTCACCGAAGTTCTGCCAGAGGCCCAGCGAGATCTCCGGGAGCTTCAACCCGCTCCGGCCGACTCGGCGATACGGCTGCTGCTCGTACCGTGCGGCGTCCGCTTCGTAACCCATCAACTCACACCTTCGGTCTGCGCAACTGAACGCTCTTCGATCTCCGGCCTTCTCCGAGGCCACGCGACCTCATCAGTCGCCGGTCGACGAGAGTTCACTGTTCACCAGCGAGCCTGACACAGCCGGGTGGGCTTCCTGCGCGCGCACCGCACCCCGGCCCAGCAGCAGGTATCCCACGAAACCGATCACCAGCGAGACGAGCACGCCGAGGTTGGCGAACGCCCAGTCGCCGGTCTTCCCGCCGAGCGGCCCGAGGAAGTACCCCTGCCAGTCGAGCCAGGACGCCAGCGTGTTCGTCACCAGCCCCCAGCCGACGACCGAACCGACCACCACCAGCCCGACCGAGACCCAGCGAATATCGCCGTACCGGCCCGTCGGCGTGAACAGCTCGGCCTCGGCGTAGTCGGACTTCCGCAGCAGGATGTCGGCGATGAAGATGCCGCACCAGGCGGCGATCGGAACCCCCAGCGTGATCAGGAATCCCTGGAACGGCCCGAGGAAGTCGTTGGCGAAGAACACCACGTAGACGGCGCCGATCAACATCAGCGTCGAGTCGATGCAGACCGCCACCCAGCGCGGCACTCGCACCCCGACGTTGAGCAGCGCGAGACCCGACGAGTAGACGTCCATGATCGCGCCGGCGACCAGGCCGAGGATCGTCGCGACCGCGAACGGCACCAGGAACCACGTCGGCAAGATCGTGGTGAGCGCCCCGATCGGGTCGGCGCCGATCGCGGAGTTGAGGTCGTCCGAAGAGCCCGCGAGCAGGATGCCGAACAACAGCAGGATCACCGGGCCTAGCGACGAGCCGAACGCCGTCCACCACACCACGCCACCGGTCGACGCCGAGCGCGGCAGGTACCGGGAGTAGTCGGCGGCCGCGTTGACCCAGCCGAGACCGAAGCCGGTCATCGTGAAAACCAGTGCGCCGAGCACGGCGGGCGCCGAGCCACCCGGCAGATCAGCGACCTTGCCGAAGTCGATCTCGTCCGCCGCGAAGCCCAGATAGGCAACGGTCAAGACGCCCGCGATGCAGGTGATCCACTTCTGCGCGCGCATGATCAGGTTGAAACCGAGCGTTCCGCCGACCGCGACCAGCGCGACGACGACGACCAGTGCCACGACCTTCGTCGCGGTACCACCGCCCCAGCCGAGCCGGTCGGAGATCGTGGCGGAGGCGAGCACGGCGACGACGACGAGCGAGGTCTCCCAGCCGACGGTCAGCAGCCACGAGATCAGCGACGGCAACCGGCTCCCGCGGACGCCGAACGCGGCCCGGGTCAGCGTCATCGTCGGAGCCGAGCCGCGCTTACCGGCGATCGCGATGATGCCGACGAACAGGAACGAGGTCGCCACGCCGATGATCGCGACGAGCGTCGCCTGCCAGAGGGCGAGGCCGAACCCGAGAACGTAGGAGCCGTAGCTGACGCCGAGCACCGAGACGTTGGCCGCGAACCACGGCCAGAACAGATCCCGCGGTCGGCCCTTCCGTTCCTCTTCGGCGATCTGATTGATGCCGTTGGTCTCGACGCTCAACGCCGTGTCGCTCATCGTCTTCCCTCGGGACGTGGTGGGAATGTCGGTAGTCCTCGCCGAGCACCGAAAGGCCGATCGTCCCAGCAGCGTGGACGATCGGCCAGTGGCGAGCCGACGCGATCGGCGCCGAGCCCTAGCAGGAGGAGCACGCCACCCAGCGCGGGCCCGGCCGATCTGGGCCGGGACCGCTGGCACGGCGGCGAGCTACCGCGGGGGGTAGCCAGGCGGCGGGTACTGCCCCGGCGGCGGATAACCAGGCGCGCCCTGGGCCGGCGGATGCGGGGGCCTCGGTGCGGGCGGCGCCCCGTAACCGGGCGGCGGGTAACCGGGCGCGGCATAACCCGGCTGCGGGTACCCGGGCTGCGGGTATCCGGCCGGGGGCTGCTGCGGCGGATACCCGCGCTGGGCCTGCGCGGCGTACTGGGCTTGCGCCGCGTACTGGGCCTGAGCGGCGTACTGGGCTTGCGCGGCACGTTGGGCTTGCGCGGCGTGTTGGGCCTGCGCCGCGTACCGGGCCTGCGCGGCGTACTGAGCCTGCGCCGCGTTCGGCTGCCCGGGCGCACCCGGCTCGTCCTTCTTCCCCTTCGCCGCCGACGCCGCCCAGATGACCGACGCGATCAGCAAGAACCCGCCGATCGCGGCCGGCGTCAGTACGCCGGCCCAGCTGAACACATAGGCCTCACCGTCGTGGATCCGAACCTCGACGGTCTTGCCTTCCTCGTCCGTACCGACGCCCTCGATCTGACCGCGCTGCTGGACACCGTTCGACGTCCAGGTGCCGTTGCAGTTGGTGCGGGAACGTCCCTTCCGGCCGTACGTCTTGGTGCACTGCTCCACCACCGCGGTGGTCTTCTCGCCCGTGGTTCCGGCGTAGTAATTCCAGCCGCCCCAGCCGAGCAGGCCTAAACCGATGACGAGCAGCGCCAACGCCGACGCAATGGCTCTCACGTGACTGATCCTTCTTGCCGTGTCCGCTGGGACCCCCGTGATCCCCGGGAACTCAGGTGGCACACGTTAGCGAGCCCCACCGACATCCGTCGCGTGCTCGCTCACAAGCAGGCACGAACTAGGGAGAAGCCCTACGGCGCCGTCGTCGTCCAAATCGGAGCGAGAGAACCGGCGTCAGGCGTTGACGTCGGACAACGCCGCGTGGCCGCGCTCCACCAGCGACGGCACCATCGGACCGAGCCGGTCGAAGCCCTCACCCACCGTCATCCCCTGCAGCGACCGATAGTGGATGCCCTCGAAGATCGCCGCCATCTTGTAGTGCGCGAACCCGAGATACCAGGGCAGCTCGTCCAGGTCGGCGCCGGTGAGGCGGCCGTACTCCGCCACCAGGTGGTCACCGCCGGGGAACGCCGGGAGGTCACCGGGTACCGCCGCCACCGGACTGTCCAGCCCTCGTATCCCGTCCCACCACATGACCATCGAGGCCAGGTCGGTGAGCGGGTCGCCCAACGTCGCCATCTCCCAGTCGAGCACCGCACGGACGGTCCCGGTCCGAGCGTCGACCACCGTGTTGTCGAGCCGGTAGTCGCCGTGGACGATGCCCGCGCCCTGGCGCTCCGGCAACCGCGCGGCGAGCCGCTCGTGCAGCCGGTCGAGCTCCGGCAGTTCGCGGCTGCGGGAGGCGTCGAGCTGACGAGCCCAGCGGCGGAGCTGGCGCTCCAGATACCCCGCGGGCCTGCCCAGATCGCCGAGCCCCACCGAGGCCGGGTCGAGCCGGTGCAGCCGGGCGAGGACGTCGATCAGCCCGTAGGCGAGTGCTTCCGCACCGCCTTCGTCGAACCCGGCGAGGTCATCGACGCTCCGCAGCACCGCGCCGTCCACGAACTCCATGACGTAGAACGGCGCGCCGATCACGTCCGCACCCCCGAGCACCAGCGGGCGCGGCACCGGGACGTCGGTCGGATGCAGTGCGGACAGCAACCGGTGCTCCCGGCCCATGTCGTGCGCGGTCTCCAGGACGTGCCCCAGCGGTGGCCGTCGCAGCACCCACCGTCCGACGCCGTCGCTCACCAGGTAGGTGAGGTTCGATCGCCCGCCGGCGACCAGCTCGGCCCGCAGCGGCCCGGAGAGCAGCCCGGGCAGCTCGGCGCGCAGAAACGCCTCCAGCGACTCGATCTCCACGCCCGGCGTGGCACTCATAGACTCTCCTGAAGACGAGCGATCGATCGATCTGTTCAAATGAACATGGCGGCACGGTCGTGCGCTGTCAAGGGTCGCCGTCCACCGGAGGAGGTCGCGTTGAAACCCATCCCCCCGCCACCGGTGCCCGCCGCGTCCCGGGTTCCGCCACCCGCGGCGACCCGCGCTACCGCGGGCGCGACCGGTCGCACGGTGACGGCCGACCGCGGGCGGCTGGGCGCCCGGCTGCGTACGGCGCGACGCGCTGCCGGGTTGACGCTACGCGCCACCGCCGACGCGCTCGGCGTCAGCGTCGGCACCTGGAGCGCGGTGGAGAACGGCCGCACCCGGATCACCCCCGACCGCGTCGCCGCGGCGGCCCGCCTGTTCGGCGCGGAGGTCGACAGCCTGACCGAACCGGCCGCCACACCCGAACCGACGGTGGGGACCTGGCGCGACTTCCCGCCGCTCGACCTCCCCCCGCCGCTGGCCGGAGCCCTCAGCGCGTTCGTCGAGCTCGGCTACCACGGTGCGACGATCCGCGACATCGCGCAGCGTGCCCGCCTGTCGGTACCGGGCCTGTACCACCACTGGCCGACCAAGCAGCACCTGCTGGTCGCACTCCTCGACCGCACGATGGAGGAGTTGCTCACCCGCGCCGAAGCCGCCCGCGCCGAGGGCGACGGTCCGGTCGAGCGTTTCGGACTGCTGGTCGAGTGCCTCGCGCTGTTCCACACCCATCGACGGGAGTTGGGCTTCATCGGGGCCAGCGAAATGCGCAGCCTGGACGAGCCCGATCGCAGCCGGATCGCCGCGCTGCGCGTCGACGTCCAGCGCATGGTCGACGTCGAAGTCCGAGAGGCCAAGCGCCGTGGGCTGTTCGGCACGCCGCTGCCCCACGAGGCGTCCCGGGCGGTCGTGACGATGTGCACCGCCCTGCCGACGTGGTGGTCGCCGACCGGCCCGACTCCGCCGGCGACGGTCGCCCAGCAGTACGTCCAGTTCGCGCTCGACCTGGTTCGCTCCGCGCGTTGACGCGCCGTCCGAGCGGCACCTATGTTCAGAACCTAGCAAGCGATCGGTCTGTTCAGGAGGCAGCGATGACTTTGCCTGCGCCGTCGGCCCGCGCAGTGGAACTCCGCGAACGGATGGTCGAGTTCCTCCGTGAACACGTACTCCCCGCCGAAATCCGGTACGTGGAGCATCGCCGCGGCGCCGGGCCCGACGATCACGTCGTGCCACCGGTCGTCGAGGAACTGAAAGAGACGGCGAAGAAACTCGGGCTCTGGAATCTCTTCCTACCGGCCGAGTCCGGGCTGACCCAGCTCGAGTACGCACCGATCGCCGAGCTGTCCGGCTGGTGTCACGACCTGGCGCCGGAGGCGATCAACTGCCAGGCGCCCGACACCGGCAACATGGAGCTGCTGCACCTGCTCGGCACCGACGAGCAGAAGGAGCGGTGGCTCCGGCCGCTGCTCGACGGGCGGATCCGGTCGGCATTCGCGATGACCGAACCCGACGTCGCCAGCAGCGACGCCACCAACATCAGCACCCGCATCGTCCGGGACGGCGACGAGTACGTCGTCAACGGTCGCAAGTGGTGGACCAGCGGCGCCGCCGACCCCCGATGTGCGTTCTTCATCCTGATGGGCAAGACCGATCCGGACGCCCCCACCCACCGTCAGCAGACGATGGTCCTGGTGCCGCGGGACACGCCGGGCGTCACCGTGGCCCGCGATCACAGCGTCCTCGGGCACTGGGACCAGCACGGTCACCCCGAAGTCGAGTTCGCCGACGTCCGAGTGCCGGTGACCAACGTGATCGGCGAGGAGGGCGGCGGATTTGCGGCCGCCCAGGCCCGGCTCGGGCCGGGCCGGATCCACCACTGCATGCGGGCGCTCGGAGCGGCCGAGCGAGCACTGGCCCTGATGGTCGCCCGCGCGCAGTCCCGTGCCGCATTCGGTGGACGCCTCGCTGACCAGGGCGTCGTCCAGCAACAGATCGCCGAGTCACGGCTGGAGATCGAACAGGCGCGCGCGATCTGTCATCTGGCCTGCGCGACGATCGACGAGTCCGGCAACAAGGCCGCGCGGAACCTCGTCGCGATGGCGAAGGTCGCCGTACCGCGGGCCGCCACCAGCGTGATCGACCGGGCGATCCAGGTGCACGGCGGCGCCGGCATCGGTGACACCACGCCGCTGGCCTGGATGTACGCCTGGCACCGCGCGATGCGCCTGTTCGACGGCCCGGACGAGGTGCACCTGCGTTCAATCGCCCGCGCCGAACTGCGCGCCGAGCCCGTGGTCCCGCCGGCCTGGAGCGTCTGACCCGAGTCGGTGCCGGGCAGCAGGTGTGCCCGGCACCGGCGCGGTCCGGACCTACGCGTTCGAGGGGACGCCGGCGTGCCGGACGGTCTCACCGCCGCTCGAGCTGTGGACCCTCTTGCTCCTGCGCGCTGGCGCGTACTTCTCGCAGGCCTCCTCGGCCGCCTGGAACTCCGAGCCCTTCGGGTCGATGCCTTCCGGGAGCCGCAGCGATCCATCGGCGCGGGGCGTCGGGAAGTTCTCGACCCCGTTCTCCCGCATGCACTGCGCGTACCGCTTCAGCTTCTTCACCTCGGACGCGGAGAGCTTCGGCTTGGCCGGTGCCGCCGGGGCGCACTTCTCGGTCGCCTTCCGGGCCGTCTCGGGGTCGACGTCCTTCGGAAGGATCGACTCGACCCGTCCCGGCTCGTCGCCCCGCGGCGGGTTCACCTTCGGCGTCTCGAAGCCTGGAAGGCCGTTGGCTCGCATGCACTTCGCGAACTGCTCCGCCTTCTCCTGGGTGAACGGCGCCTCGCCTCCCTCCGTCACCGCGACGAGGCTCGCCTTGCCCGGCTCCGACGAGCGGTTGTGCGTCGGCCCCCCACCGTCGGACGCCCAGGCGGCGCTGCCGCCACCGGCCAGCGCCAGGACGGTGAACGCGCCGACGACCACTCCCAACTTGAGTCGCATCTGTTCTCCCTCATCGATTCGACGTGCGGACGTCGGTGCGACCTCCGCACGTCGGATTGGAGTCATCGGCACGCTTCCCGGCCGTTTCCGATTTCGGAAACGGCGAGGAAATGCGGCGGGAGGTCACTATGGAGGGATGCGGATCCTGGTGGTGGAGGACGAGCCGCTCCTGGCCGACGCGGTGGCGACCTGGCTCCGTGGCGACGCACACGCCGTCGACGTCGCGCACGACGGCGGCGCCGCACTCGAGCGCATCGGCGTGCACGACTACGACGTCGTCGTGTTGGATCGCGACCTGCCGGTCGTCCACGGGGACGACGTCTGCCGTACGACGGCGGCCGAGCACCCGGACGTCCGCATTCTGTTGTTGACCGCGGCGGCGGAGATCGACGACCGGGTCACCGGTCTCACGCTCGGGGCCGACGACTACCTCCCCAAGCCGTTCGCGTTCCCCGAGCTCGCGGCGCGGGTGACCGCACTCGGGCGACGGGCGCGTCCGGCCGCGCCCCCGATCCTGCAGCGGGCGGGGATTCGACTCGATCCGCACCGTCGCGAGGTGTACCGCGACGGCCGGTACGTCCCCCTGTCGCGGAAGGAGTTCGCGGTGCTCGCCGAGTTACTCCGAGCCGAGGGCACCGCGGTCTCGGCCGAGCAATTGTTGGAGAAGGCGTGGGACGAGAACGCCGATCCGTTCACGAACGCCGTCCGGCTGACGATCCTCAAGCTGCGCCGCAAGCTCGGCGATCCGCCGGTGGTGCTGACCGACACCGGCGTCGGGTACCGGATCCCATGAACAGGCTGACGCTGCGGCTCCGGCTCGCGCTGGTGTACGGCGGGCTGTTCATGCTCTCCGGCGTGGTGTTGCTGGCCGTCACGTACGTGCTGATCGCGCAGCGCCTGCCGGCCGCCGGGGACGGGGGCCCGCTGGTGAAGGCAGGCGTGCCGGGCAAGGGCGAGTCGGTGATCACCGACGTCCGACAGGATGCGCAGCACGAGGCACTCACCGCTCTGCTCACCCAGGGCGGGATCGCGCTCGCCCTCGTCGGTGTCGTGGCAACGGCGTTCGGCTGGCTGATCGCAGGCCGGATGCTCCAGCCGCTGCACCGCGTCACCGAAACCGCCCGCCGGATCGCGGACGCGCCGATCGCCGATCGCATCCTGCACGAGCGCATCGCACTGGATGGTCCGCGCGACGAGGTCAAAGAGCTGGCCGACACGTTCGACGTCATGCTCGAGCGGCTCGACCATGCTTTCGACGGCGAGCGACGCTTCATCGCGAACGCGTCCCACGAGCTACGGACGCCGCTGACCGTCAACCGCGCCTTGTTGGAGGTAGCGCTACACCGTTCGGAGCCGGTGCCCGAGGTGCGCCACCTGGCCGAGACACTGCTGGCCGTCAACGGGCGCCATGAACGGCTGATCGATGGGTTGCTACTGCTCGCGCGGTCCGAGCGGGACGTCGGCGAACGGGCCTATCTCGACCTGGCCGACCTGGCCGACCACGTCGCGAACGCGGTGCAGCCGGGGTCGGTGACCGTGCTGACGAAGCTGGCCGAGGCGCCGACGCTCGGCAATCCGGTGTTGCTGGATCGGCTCGTGCAGAACCTGGTGGAGAACGGGGTGCGGTACAACCTGCCGTCCGGCGGGTGCGTCGAGATCCTGACCGGTGTGGCCGGTGGGTCGGCGGTGCTGGAGGTGCGCAACACCGGGCCGGTGGTGCCGCGCTACGAGGTGCCTGGGTTGTTCCAGCCTTTTCGGCGGTTGTCGGAGCGGGTGGCCGGCGGGTCCGGCGCGGGACTGGGTTTGTCGATCGTGCAGGCGGTCGCGAAGGCGCACGGCGGGTCGGTTTCAGCGACGCCGGGCCTAGAGGGCGGCCTCGTCGTTACGGTGGTGCTGCCCTTGGCGGCGTAGTCGGCGTGGCCATTGAGGTCGATGGGGAACGGTACCGTGTTCGGGTGCTCACTCCGGGAACCATGCTCAACCGCCGTTACCGGCTGGACCGCCGGATCGGAGTCGGCGGTATGGGCGAGGTCTGGGCAAGCACCGACACGCTGCTCGGACGCCAGGTCGCGATCAAGGCGCTGCTGCCGGCCTTGGTCTCGGACGCGGAATTCATCACGCGGTTCCGCACCGAGGCGCGGATGATGGCTGCGCTCCGCCACCCAGGCATCGTCCAAGTGCACGACTACGGCGAGAACGCCCAGGTCGGCGACGACCATCTCGATTACGTCGTGATGGAGCTCATCCAGGGTGAGCCGTTGTCGAAGCGGATCAAGGCGGTCGGCGCCCTGGGCGTCATCGAGACGCTGACGATCGTGGCTCAGACTGCGGATGCGTTACACGCAGCGCACGAGGCCGGGATCGTGCACCGGGACGTCAAGCCCAACAACCTCCTGATCCGGCCCGACGGGGCGATCGTCCTGATCGACTTCGGCGTAGCCCGGTCCGCTGAGATCACCAGCGTGACGTACGGCCACCTCATCGTCGGGTCGCCGCAGTACATGGCGCCCGAGCAGGCAACCGGCGGCCCGATCTCGCCGGCGACCGACATCTACGCGCTGGGCGCCGTTGCCTACTCCTGCCTGGTCGGTCGTCCGCCGCTCACCGGCGACAGTCCGGTGCACGTCATAGCGCGGCTCGTCCAGGGCGAGCCGGTGAGTTTGCCGGCCGAGCTGCCCGCGGCGGTGTCGGCGTTGGTGCTGCGAGCACTGGATCGGGAACCCGGGAAGCGGTTCGCAACGGCGGCGGCGTTCGCGGAGGCGGCCCGTGCGGCGAAGGCCGAGGTCGCCGTCGCTGAGATCAGTGCACAGTCGACCGTGGCTACTGCCACGCAGGTCATCGCTCCGTCGGCTGCCGCCGATTCGGTGGGCGTTGGTGGCGGGGCGGATGCCGCAGGTACGGCAGGCGCCGCAGGTCCGGCGGGCACCGCAGGTACGGCGGGCACCGCAGGTACGGCGGGCGCGGCGGGTGCACCGGCCGCCGGCGCGCAGCCGGTGGCCTCGGGCAGCCCGATGGCTCCTCCCCCCGGACCGGCCTTTCCCGGGCTGACGCCTATCGTCCCGCCGGGTCCTGTCTCCCCACTTGCAGGCGCTCTTCCTGGACCCGCGCTTCCCTCGGGCTTTCCTACGCCGTCGGCAGCAGGCACACCGTTTCCCGTAGGCCCTTCAGCGGGACCGACCTATCCGGCGGAGCCGACATCCTCACCGGGACCCACCACCCCGCCGCCGGTCTTCCCCACCAGCCCACCCTCTTCGTCCAAGTCCGTCGCCTCCGGCGCTGGCGGACAGCCGGGATCCGCGTCAGAAGCACAACGCGGCAAGCGTCGTGGTGCAGCGCTTGTCGGGGTGGCCGGAGGGGTCGTCCTCGGACTCATCGCCCTGATCGCCCTACTGGCTTTCCGGCCGGAGTCATCGCCGTCCGAGGCACAAGCAGCGACGACCAGGACCGCCGACGCCACGGCAGGTGCTAGTCCGACGGCAGGAACTGGCCAGGGCCAGTCGAGCGCCCAATCGACCAGCAGGCTCACCGCGTC
Above is a genomic segment from Cryptosporangium minutisporangium containing:
- a CDS encoding purine-cytosine permease family protein; translated protein: MSDTALSVETNGINQIAEEERKGRPRDLFWPWFAANVSVLGVSYGSYVLGFGLALWQATLVAIIGVATSFLFVGIIAIAGKRGSAPTMTLTRAAFGVRGSRLPSLISWLLTVGWETSLVVVAVLASATISDRLGWGGGTATKVVALVVVVALVAVGGTLGFNLIMRAQKWITCIAGVLTVAYLGFAADEIDFGKVADLPGGSAPAVLGALVFTMTGFGLGWVNAAADYSRYLPRSASTGGVVWWTAFGSSLGPVILLLFGILLAGSSDDLNSAIGADPIGALTTILPTWFLVPFAVATILGLVAGAIMDVYSSGLALLNVGVRVPRWVAVCIDSTLMLIGAVYVVFFANDFLGPFQGFLITLGVPIAAWCGIFIADILLRKSDYAEAELFTPTGRYGDIRWVSVGLVVVGSVVGWGLVTNTLASWLDWQGYFLGPLGGKTGDWAFANLGVLVSLVIGFVGYLLLGRGAVRAQEAHPAVSGSLVNSELSSTGD
- a CDS encoding phosphotransferase family protein, which produces MSATPGVEIESLEAFLRAELPGLLSGPLRAELVAGGRSNLTYLVSDGVGRWVLRRPPLGHVLETAHDMGREHRLLSALHPTDVPVPRPLVLGGADVIGAPFYVMEFVDGAVLRSVDDLAGFDEGGAEALAYGLIDVLARLHRLDPASVGLGDLGRPAGYLERQLRRWARQLDASRSRELPELDRLHERLAARLPERQGAGIVHGDYRLDNTVVDARTGTVRAVLDWEMATLGDPLTDLASMVMWWDGIRGLDSPVAAVPGDLPAFPGGDHLVAEYGRLTGADLDELPWYLGFAHYKMAAIFEGIHYRSLQGMTVGEGFDRLGPMVPSLVERGHAALSDVNA
- a CDS encoding helix-turn-helix domain-containing protein, whose product is MKPIPPPPVPAASRVPPPAATRATAGATGRTVTADRGRLGARLRTARRAAGLTLRATADALGVSVGTWSAVENGRTRITPDRVAAAARLFGAEVDSLTEPAATPEPTVGTWRDFPPLDLPPPLAGALSAFVELGYHGATIRDIAQRARLSVPGLYHHWPTKQHLLVALLDRTMEELLTRAEAARAEGDGPVERFGLLVECLALFHTHRRELGFIGASEMRSLDEPDRSRIAALRVDVQRMVDVEVREAKRRGLFGTPLPHEASRAVVTMCTALPTWWSPTGPTPPATVAQQYVQFALDLVRSAR
- a CDS encoding acyl-CoA dehydrogenase family protein; its protein translation is MTLPAPSARAVELRERMVEFLREHVLPAEIRYVEHRRGAGPDDHVVPPVVEELKETAKKLGLWNLFLPAESGLTQLEYAPIAELSGWCHDLAPEAINCQAPDTGNMELLHLLGTDEQKERWLRPLLDGRIRSAFAMTEPDVASSDATNISTRIVRDGDEYVVNGRKWWTSGAADPRCAFFILMGKTDPDAPTHRQQTMVLVPRDTPGVTVARDHSVLGHWDQHGHPEVEFADVRVPVTNVIGEEGGGFAAAQARLGPGRIHHCMRALGAAERALALMVARAQSRAAFGGRLADQGVVQQQIAESRLEIEQARAICHLACATIDESGNKAARNLVAMAKVAVPRAATSVIDRAIQVHGGAGIGDTTPLAWMYAWHRAMRLFDGPDEVHLRSIARAELRAEPVVPPAWSV
- a CDS encoding response regulator transcription factor, whose amino-acid sequence is MRILVVEDEPLLADAVATWLRGDAHAVDVAHDGGAALERIGVHDYDVVVLDRDLPVVHGDDVCRTTAAEHPDVRILLLTAAAEIDDRVTGLTLGADDYLPKPFAFPELAARVTALGRRARPAAPPILQRAGIRLDPHRREVYRDGRYVPLSRKEFAVLAELLRAEGTAVSAEQLLEKAWDENADPFTNAVRLTILKLRRKLGDPPVVLTDTGVGYRIP
- a CDS encoding HAMP domain-containing sensor histidine kinase; its protein translation is MNRLTLRLRLALVYGGLFMLSGVVLLAVTYVLIAQRLPAAGDGGPLVKAGVPGKGESVITDVRQDAQHEALTALLTQGGIALALVGVVATAFGWLIAGRMLQPLHRVTETARRIADAPIADRILHERIALDGPRDEVKELADTFDVMLERLDHAFDGERRFIANASHELRTPLTVNRALLEVALHRSEPVPEVRHLAETLLAVNGRHERLIDGLLLLARSERDVGERAYLDLADLADHVANAVQPGSVTVLTKLAEAPTLGNPVLLDRLVQNLVENGVRYNLPSGGCVEILTGVAGGSAVLEVRNTGPVVPRYEVPGLFQPFRRLSERVAGGSGAGLGLSIVQAVAKAHGGSVSATPGLEGGLVVTVVLPLAA
- a CDS encoding serine/threonine-protein kinase gives rise to the protein MLTPGTMLNRRYRLDRRIGVGGMGEVWASTDTLLGRQVAIKALLPALVSDAEFITRFRTEARMMAALRHPGIVQVHDYGENAQVGDDHLDYVVMELIQGEPLSKRIKAVGALGVIETLTIVAQTADALHAAHEAGIVHRDVKPNNLLIRPDGAIVLIDFGVARSAEITSVTYGHLIVGSPQYMAPEQATGGPISPATDIYALGAVAYSCLVGRPPLTGDSPVHVIARLVQGEPVSLPAELPAAVSALVLRALDREPGKRFATAAAFAEAARAAKAEVAVAEISAQSTVATATQVIAPSAAADSVGVGGGADAAGTAGAAGPAGTAGTAGTAGTAGAAGAPAAGAQPVASGSPMAPPPGPAFPGLTPIVPPGPVSPLAGALPGPALPSGFPTPSAAGTPFPVGPSAGPTYPAEPTSSPGPTTPPPVFPTSPPSSSKSVASGAGGQPGSASEAQRGKRRGAALVGVAGGVVLGLIALIALLAFRPESSPSEAQAATTRTADATAGASPTAGTGQGQSSAQSTSRLTASPTPTLEPSKPAPSSTPSAPTQPSADAPGTNPTPGPQPSAAPPTTAPPAAPPPAAPPPAPKADPSACPRGYVCFWTGANYTGDMGKLAGKNTDWAAFKHATCPGGTWSACASSVYNNGANCKAQLFNQIGLKSAPGTSPLVLARQTGATQLSGSMNRQIRSNNWIC